GGAGGATTATTATCCCCGGCATGCGAATCAAAATCCGACTCCTACATGTTCTTTTAGCAAATGGATATTGAGCAGAAAGTATAAGGCTAATTACCTCAACGTCACCCGAAATACTACGCTCTCTGGATTGCGGGGCTTGTCCCTCAGGCATTGCTTGGTGGATATTAGTGAAGAAAGATTACGAAGGCGTTCCTGCCGAAGAACAAGACGGCTAGCCAAGTATTTTGAAACATAACATATGTCAACAGGTTTGCACAGCTTTCAGTCACCTCAAACGCCATAGACTCGGATTTACGTGCCCTGATTCCGTGGCTTATAAATTGACAATCATCATCTTTACTAAGTTATACCCTCCTGGTCAATTCTCTCAACTTTTTTGTCGGTTCAGGGATGAATTGATGGATTTTGAGACGAATTTTGCCGAAATATGTGTTTCAATATAATTTCTATATATATCGAATCCACACACGATCGACTGGTGACTGGTGAATCGAAAAAGTTGGAAAGACTCCCAATAGTTACAATACAGAATTCGAAGAAACCTGGGGAAAACAACGGCTAGTAAAAACTCCAGACAGGGACTAAATGTTGCAGTTAATAATGTAAGGGAATTGAGCGGAAGTGCGGTCAAGAAATCGAGCAACGAATGACCATTCCACAACGAAAAGCTTTGGTTCATATAGCATTGAAACAGTGTCGCCAAAAGGGTGTTCTGACAGCGCACAAAAAGCTTTCCTCTGGGTCTTCCACGTTTGGGGGTGACAATGCGAAGTTGCCGAAAGATAATAGCACGACAGCAGGGCCCATGAACAATAACTGGTGGGAGACTTCGAAGCGATATTCCAGTGCAAGGCATGTCGAGCAGATGATTGTAGGTCATTAGATTACACGGTATGATACAATTGATGACAGAGATCGAGAACAAGGAAGAGGCACGGTGACCTAATCCAGTGTCAGCGAGCCTCAAACTGGACCACTACAATAGCACATGAATTAGCAACCGGTTGTCCGACAAAAAGGCGTACGCACTTCTCTTCGTCCTTTTCTTATAGAAAATACGATGTCCGCACTCTCTGCAACGGATGGGATCCCGAGCTCTGATCTCGTTTTTGGCGCCGCAGTCTACAGAATGAATGATACAATAAGAGTTGCTGAAAGTAATGATATGGAGTAAGGATGTGTACCTGCGCAGAGGTATTCCATTTCCGTCCGGGGTTGCTGGTATCCtggaccaccaccaccagcgtTGGCGTTGGGAGGGGCACCTTGTTGTTGATTCATGGTTAAGCGTTATAAAGAAGTCCACAAAAAGGGATCGCAAACTGTTATGAAAATATTGGATTACCTAATCAGGTTGTGACTGCATTTGCGCCGAGTTGAACATTGCCAGTGATCCACTCCGAGTCTGTCTGATATTTCTTTATTCACTTTTCAGGTTGCGTTGCAACCCGCAGAGTGTAATGCCAGCGCCCTAATACACGATACAACTCGACCAATGTACCGTTGACAGCTGTTATGAAGGAAATGCAGTAGGATCACAACGAGGCCCGGGGTGGTAGCCACTGCAAGGATTATCTTTAGAGTGCCTTGGCGTCTTTCGGGATAACTTTCTGATACGGATATCTAGCAACGAGAGACCCACACTCGCTCTCTATGTTGGTTCAATCAATAGCAATGACATCAAATATCAAGAGTTGCATTCTTTCGTTGGTGGGCCAGCATGACAGTTGATCAGCATGAGCATTTCCACGCCGGCAGCATATAGCACGACGTCGAAGAGGGCTGTGTAAGTCGTACATTATCGGGTCCCTCAGTGGACCGTGAACGACAATCTGACCGCTCGTGTCCTTTCAGACTTGACATTGTTGGAAACCACCTTTCACAAGAAAATGCCTTTTTGTGACAGAGGGTTGAAACGTTGACTATTTGCTACCGTTTCCGGCACTTTTTGTTTAGCCTATGGGCTGCTGATCACCTCTATTGTGGCCTTCAATTCTGTAGTAGGGTACTCCTGCGAGATTCAGGACCTGAACCGATGCCAACAACGACACGCTCCCTTTGTCTGGCGGACACCCGCGTCCTTGTTCAAGGCAACGGTATAGATTTATCTTCTCATCTTGCCGTGGTTCCAAAAGCAGAAAGATGCATCACCTTGCCGACCATTATTGATACTGGCGACCGTTTTTAGTCTTTGCGACGGAGGTCAGCCAGCACGGCGTGATAATTGTAACCTCTTCTCTTGACGACATAGAGCGTGGGTTGTATCTAGGGCGGATAACCACTCCTTTATAGATGGGCTCATTTTCGTTTCGAGTTTTCAAGGTTGCTCGTTGCCCTTCCCCAAGTCCGTTCATTCATATCCTCACTTTCTTTTTAATATCTAGTTCAGCAATGGCATCCTTGCCTTCATTCGTAGAACTCATGGCTTCACTGGGTTTGGAGCAAACAGCGGCGCCATCTGCGATGACAACAGCAGATAGATCACCTTCTCCTCAACCACCATCCTTGCCTGATTCTCCGCGGCCGGGGAGTAGTGCAGCACCATCGAGGTCTAGCTCTAGTCCATCCCTCAGGGAAATGGCCACTCGGCATCGCCTATCGCGTTATTCACCATATTCTCCTGCTGTGGTGTGTATCGTTTGATCTATCTTACTGAAGAGTTCAGTCCTAATCGTTGCATATAAAGTCACTCACCAGGAGACGGGGAAGCTTGTCTTCAGTATCATCTTCGTCTGATTTTGAATCTTCGCCATTGAGTGCGGTATGTAATGATAGCTTCTGAGCAATTACTGTATTTTTGCGATGCTTAATACGATTGCAGACATTCTCTATTCCGTCTCGTCCGACGCAACCCCGTCCGAGAAAGTATCGTAACAAATTGTGTTCGAACTCCTACGGCTCGTCGAGTGATCTCAACGCCGATACTCCAATTTCCACCTATGTTCGCCGAAAGACTCCCGGGACCTCACCTACAACTCCCACATTCAGTCGCGACAGTGGATACGAGTCATCGTCGCCAACTCCGATGCCATTCTCCATACCTAGCCTTCCTGTGCTTTTGCAGCATTCAGGGAGCTCAGAATCTTTCCCAGATACCCTATCTTCTGATCCCGATGTTATGGACTTCCGGTCCTCGTCTCCTTCTACTCCTTTGACTGATATAACGGATGGCAACGACTACTACCGCTTTATCCGCAGACGCATCGGAACCAGAATTTCCTCTCATCCTCGATCGCAAACATCCAAGAGCAATCATTCACGACGGAAGTAGGCCCTTTGACGTGATCTCCTGGCCTTGTTGTTTCGATCGTTTATGCATCTCTATCCCATTTATTCTTCTTTGTACATTAGACTAGCATGGAACCACAATCGGACTTGTAACACTCACACACTCACATACTCACACTCCCAACCCAAAAATTCGGTTCTCTAGTTTATTCCCTTACACCACGCTCTTTTAACTTTGTTGGGGGGATATTCACACTTTTCAATCGCACTCATTTTGGAGCAACACATTAGGGTCTCAATATTTTATTAacttgttttgtttttctttccactttcGCCTCCATCGGAAggactttctttttttcctttgctcTCATATGCACATCGCTAGGCACACACACTTTTCAACTGTAAACTGTGTAGACACGGTAACCCCCCTCTTCAATCCAATCCTTGCAATTGATTACAACGGATGACCTAAAAGTAGATGGCGTGCCCTGGAACTCCAAGGATACCGGACCATTAGGCTTTGGGGGTCGCAACCGCCTGTGTGGCTGGGTTCCCGCACAGTCCGGGAAGACGGAGAAGGTGTGCATGTAGATTGAATAGTTAAGCTGTCAAGGCAGTACTTGAAACTAATTTTAATCGTGATCGTCCTCCTCTGGGCCAGGGCATTGATTGTGCATTTCCTCCTCCGTGTCAAATTTGATACCGCACCAAAAGCAGTAGAAATGCTTATCGCGGAGATACGACAGCACCAGGTGAAGACGATCCTGTGCCTTCAAGAACAagtcaacaaaaaaagaagcatggaaaagaagaaggcgaGAATCCCCGGTTCCGTAACTGGAATTAAAAGGATCCACGAACCTGGAGACGCAAAAATTGAGTGGCTTCTTCCAGAAGCTCAGGGGAGAATTGATCCTCTGCAAAGCCCGATGACTTCATCTCTTCTGAAGAACCCCCCAAAAGATCGTCATCTGCCTTGATAGGCTGAAGAGCGTCCGCTTGCATTTGCTTTCTGAGGCGCTCCTGGATGGATTCCGCTTTTTGGCGTACTAGGACAGCGGTATGATGTGCAGCTAAAGCATCGATGAGACCGACAGGGAACGTAGCTTCGTTATTCGGATTCAACCATAACACATTAAACTAGGCAACCGCGCGAAAAGGAAAACACGAAATGTGTCCGTCAGATTTTTTGTGTCGCTGTGAGGACCAGACAGTATCCAAATGTGCTTACCGATTTCCCCATTTGCTCGTCAAGAGTGGTGCAAGTAAGTTGTGCGGGGGCTGGAGATAAGGGATCGTATATAGAGGTAACAAAGGTAGATGATTTAGAATATCTTCCCTTCTCTCTGGAGACGCCATTCCAGACGCGGCTGTACGCACCTAGTCTACCTTCGGCCTGACGGTTCTTGTATTCGTCTCTCGCGCGACCGCGGAAGTCGCGATGCTCCATGTCTTCAGCCATTTTAGCCATTTTAGCCAGGCGTTCCGCGGCACTGGGAGAACGTGCCCGTTTGCCTAGACCAATACCTTTCCTACCTGTAACACGTATTTTGGCATGAAGCAAGTCAGCAATAGCACAGCGACCAAGTACGTGTAATATAAAGGAGGCGTGTGTAAGAATAAACTGAATGCACCGACCTGCCCATTCCTGCAGAGGCAACGGCTCCACCTTGTGCGTCGTATGTGGTgtggcgacgacgacgaccgcATTATGAGAGCGATCAAGATCGTCTGTGCTAGTATCATCATTCTGTGCACCCGAAACTCGTTCGTTGCTAGCTTTAGGTAcgacatcaacatcatcattatCTTCTGAACCACCAGCTGTGGGCGAGTTCTCTCGGGGTGTTTCCTGGGCCGTCTGATGACCTGCGTTACCAAGGGATTGTCCTGGCTTAAAACCCATCTTCATCATGATAGACAACGCCTTGTTGCCAGAG
The sequence above is a segment of the Psilocybe cubensis strain MGC-MH-2018 chromosome 4, whole genome shotgun sequence genome. Coding sequences within it:
- a CDS encoding G patch domain-containing protein 11, producing MSAADDDDDDYLSDKFLLNQPSTSTKPTTYSQIRKEAQKKAFLKNEQNRIKGRRQREIESREEGLSKSLFERAKEEEAAGIGSGNKALSIMMKMGFKPGQSLGNAGHQTAQETPRENSPTAGGSEDNDDVDVVPKASNERVSGAQNDDTSTDDLDRSHNAVVVVATPHTTHKVEPLPLQEWAGRKGIGLGKRARSPSAAERLAKMAKMAEDMEHRDFRGRARDEYKNRQAEGRLAPAQLTCTTLDEQMGKSFNVLWLNPNNEATFPVGLIDALAAHHTAVLVRQKAESIQERLRKQMQADALQPIKADDDLLGGSSEEMKSSGFAEDQFSPELLEEATQFLRLQAQDRLHLVLSYLRDKHFYCFWCGIKFDTEEEMHNQCPGPEEDDHD
- a CDS encoding DNA-directed RNA polymerase core subunit rpc10 codes for the protein MNQQQGAPPNANAGGGGPGYQQPRTEMEYLCADCGAKNEIRARDPIRCRECGHRIFYKKRTKRMVQFEAR